The Verrucomicrobium spinosum DSM 4136 = JCM 18804 genome includes a region encoding these proteins:
- the ruvA gene encoding Holliday junction branch migration protein RuvA: protein MIAYLRGHLVEALPNQLTVDVNGVGYLCLVPLSTYDRLAGTQGEVRLLTHLNITERDHTLFGFATAEERDLFRLLINRVSGIGPKMALAVLSGMAVGDFKDNVIRNDVTALSRISGVGKKTAERIVLELKDKVGIVDTWQAARSTGNSLVPDPTQAAQTDAVLALIALGFKQTEAQKTVQDLVKKAGGVVSADKLIRDALRNL, encoded by the coding sequence ATGATCGCCTACCTCCGCGGCCACTTGGTCGAAGCCCTGCCCAACCAGCTCACGGTGGACGTCAACGGCGTAGGCTATCTCTGTCTGGTGCCCCTCTCCACCTACGACCGGCTGGCGGGTACGCAGGGGGAGGTGAGGCTGCTGACGCACCTCAACATCACCGAGCGCGATCACACGCTGTTTGGCTTCGCCACCGCTGAGGAGCGGGACCTCTTCCGCCTCCTGATCAATCGCGTGAGCGGCATTGGCCCCAAGATGGCGCTGGCGGTGCTCAGCGGCATGGCCGTGGGCGACTTTAAAGACAACGTCATCCGCAACGACGTGACCGCGCTCTCCCGCATCAGCGGAGTGGGCAAGAAAACGGCGGAAAGGATCGTGCTGGAACTGAAGGACAAGGTGGGCATCGTGGATACCTGGCAGGCCGCCCGGAGCACGGGCAACAGTCTGGTGCCAGACCCCACCCAGGCTGCGCAGACGGATGCGGTGCTCGCGCTCATCGCCCTCGGCTTCAAGCAGACCGAAGCGCAGAAGACGGTGCAGGATCTCGTGAAGAAGGCAGGTGGCGTGGTCAGCGCGGACAAGCTCATCCGCGATGCTTTGAGGAACCTCTGA
- a CDS encoding beta-galactosidase trimerization domain-containing protein, giving the protein MRWSLLFLASGGLLTFLPAAEDPYEHYVRTSEDFRPVKQDAAWARKAWPGWIYMPWTYQWTPGYDAASGKWARDHGYNGAFIDHDHIGTAQSKTGRLDWINQHGLRFYVDHVAGKGVLHLWDGDKVKPHLNEVHGTGLRPAPLNAATFAKLQALMQRNIAASATSPMRAAYALDDEPSWGHFVHPTMWQVTDDATAYPRWLATVYGAGHVPKRERWISYEELRPKLAEWTVADFDASPLMDQWTFNDAQWCNYIGRLVEHANTLDPATPCGLVGGQAPSAFGGYDYARLMRKVQFIESYNLGSSQAVIRSFNPQGALPAVTTHFHKNVDDTIWQTWYYLAHGNRGHIGWVEGWFDGATPEDWHAKVAPALLEAGDKLGPLMAGAQWQHDGVAIYYSHASIQLGWILDAEAHRKTWVNRNADERLASAAHVRRAWENMLRDSGLQYNFLSYVDVIQKGVPDEYRVLILPACLCLSDTEIRVIGAFCQRGGTVIADYLPGVWDQHGKGRAGGGGLDGLFGVKHDPKMRQADLFGGTLWVEVDQDANYSWKTYREFLTNKNTCLLDSSGFHKAVRAQPTDQVQAQGKGRAVLMNISPQWYNAYREAGFDAARKREVFMRHVVDAGVTPWVRLADAGEREHGYEITYWKLPTGRTLLYLCLNPEIRGTSLGGGNSVGLKSSTLPAKLRFSRPVQQLRNERSGQKLGDGSEFVLEWKQHEAVVLSFTEASSP; this is encoded by the coding sequence ATGCGCTGGTCACTCCTCTTCCTCGCCTCTGGTGGCCTGTTGACCTTTCTGCCTGCGGCGGAGGATCCGTATGAGCATTACGTCCGCACCTCGGAAGACTTCCGCCCGGTGAAACAGGATGCCGCGTGGGCACGAAAAGCCTGGCCGGGGTGGATCTACATGCCGTGGACCTACCAGTGGACCCCAGGGTATGATGCTGCCTCCGGGAAATGGGCGCGGGACCACGGCTACAACGGGGCTTTCATCGATCACGACCACATCGGCACCGCCCAGTCCAAGACTGGCAGGCTGGACTGGATCAACCAGCATGGCCTGCGCTTCTACGTGGATCACGTGGCGGGCAAAGGGGTGCTGCATCTGTGGGATGGTGACAAGGTCAAGCCCCACCTCAACGAGGTCCACGGCACCGGCTTGCGTCCCGCACCGCTCAACGCTGCCACCTTCGCGAAGCTGCAAGCCCTCATGCAGAGAAACATCGCGGCTTCTGCCACCTCCCCCATGCGGGCGGCCTATGCTCTGGATGATGAGCCTTCCTGGGGGCACTTCGTCCACCCCACCATGTGGCAGGTGACGGATGATGCGACAGCCTATCCCCGCTGGCTGGCCACCGTTTACGGTGCCGGTCACGTGCCAAAAAGGGAGCGCTGGATCAGCTATGAGGAGCTGCGCCCAAAGCTTGCAGAGTGGACCGTGGCAGACTTCGACGCCAGTCCGCTCATGGATCAGTGGACCTTCAATGATGCCCAGTGGTGCAACTACATTGGCCGGCTGGTGGAACATGCCAACACACTGGACCCCGCCACGCCTTGTGGTCTGGTGGGCGGCCAGGCCCCCAGTGCCTTTGGCGGCTATGACTATGCCCGTCTCATGCGCAAGGTGCAGTTCATCGAGAGCTACAATCTGGGCTCCTCACAGGCCGTCATCCGGTCGTTCAATCCTCAAGGAGCCCTTCCTGCGGTGACCACGCACTTTCACAAGAACGTGGACGATACCATCTGGCAGACGTGGTACTACCTCGCCCACGGCAACCGAGGGCACATCGGCTGGGTGGAGGGATGGTTCGATGGTGCAACTCCTGAGGACTGGCATGCAAAGGTGGCCCCGGCCCTTCTCGAGGCGGGTGACAAGCTTGGACCATTGATGGCCGGGGCACAATGGCAGCATGACGGGGTGGCGATTTACTACAGCCACGCCAGCATTCAGCTCGGCTGGATCCTCGATGCCGAAGCCCATCGCAAAACGTGGGTCAATCGCAATGCCGATGAGCGGCTCGCAAGCGCCGCCCATGTCCGACGCGCCTGGGAAAACATGCTGCGTGACAGTGGGCTGCAGTACAACTTCCTCAGCTATGTGGATGTGATTCAGAAAGGCGTGCCCGATGAATATCGCGTGCTCATCCTGCCCGCTTGCCTGTGTTTGTCCGACACTGAGATACGCGTCATCGGGGCGTTCTGCCAGCGTGGCGGCACCGTGATCGCCGACTATCTGCCCGGCGTGTGGGACCAGCATGGCAAAGGCCGCGCTGGAGGGGGTGGTCTGGACGGATTATTTGGCGTGAAACACGATCCGAAGATGCGTCAGGCAGACCTGTTTGGAGGCACCCTCTGGGTGGAAGTGGATCAAGATGCCAACTACTCCTGGAAGACTTATCGAGAATTCCTGACCAACAAAAACACTTGCCTCCTGGACAGCAGCGGATTTCACAAAGCCGTGCGCGCCCAGCCGACGGATCAAGTCCAGGCGCAAGGCAAAGGTCGGGCGGTGCTGATGAACATCTCTCCGCAGTGGTACAATGCCTACCGGGAGGCCGGGTTTGACGCGGCCAGAAAGCGCGAGGTCTTCATGCGTCATGTGGTGGATGCCGGGGTGACTCCCTGGGTGCGACTCGCCGATGCTGGAGAGCGGGAACACGGCTATGAAATCACCTACTGGAAACTGCCTACAGGGCGGACACTGCTGTACTTATGCCTGAATCCAGAAATCCGGGGCACTTCGCTGGGAGGGGGCAATTCCGTAGGACTCAAATCATCAACGCTCCCTGCAAAGCTCCGCTTCAGCAGACCGGTGCAGCAGTTGCGGAACGAGCGCTCCGGTCAAAAGTTGGGGGACGGAAGCGAGTTCGTGTTGGAGTGGAAGCAGCATGAGGCTGTGGTCCTATCCTTTACCGAAGCCAGCTCACCTTGA
- a CDS encoding amidase produces the protein MSACLEPLCQIARSSGAVLSLLVVLGGSSCSPLTYKQAATPPPHAFISHRAPPDGNTKLKLGVKDLIDMKGEVTTAGSERYYKQGRPAAQDAECLRLIRKRNDVVIVGKTNLSEFAVGVSGSNDYFGTPVNPVDKTRVPGGSSSGSASAVGLGLADVALGTDTAGSIRVPAACCGVAGLKTTFGAISTKGVYPISPNYLDTVGPIARDVNGLVTGMGLLEEGFASRYAKVKAAKPTAAVVRIGRLKVPGTDPAIDRAIDARLAARGFQVVPMDKDFLNQWLKAQENGGLVAAAASWYNNQKIENDEGIENRARKAFFVGDIIFSRRYKDEAKRQAAIAERDQFVALLNQKFTEVDAIVLPVIRKPPLKLNWFFTGLFEAKFMKIQCTMAPSYAGVPALAVPVPMEGSSFPVTSMQIVGPAHSEAALLNIGRLME, from the coding sequence ATGAGCGCCTGCCTTGAGCCTCTCTGCCAAATCGCCCGCTCCTCTGGAGCGGTTCTAAGTCTGCTTGTGGTGCTGGGGGGCAGCAGCTGTTCCCCTCTGACGTACAAACAGGCCGCCACGCCTCCGCCACACGCTTTCATCAGCCATCGTGCGCCTCCCGATGGGAACACGAAACTGAAACTGGGCGTGAAGGACCTCATCGATATGAAGGGCGAGGTCACCACGGCCGGATCCGAGCGATATTACAAGCAGGGCAGGCCGGCGGCACAGGACGCGGAATGCCTGCGCCTCATCCGCAAACGCAATGATGTGGTGATCGTCGGCAAGACCAACCTCAGCGAGTTCGCGGTGGGCGTTTCCGGATCCAATGATTATTTCGGCACCCCGGTCAATCCGGTGGACAAGACTCGCGTCCCGGGCGGGTCTTCCAGCGGCTCCGCTTCCGCGGTGGGACTGGGCCTGGCCGATGTGGCGCTGGGTACGGACACGGCAGGGTCCATCCGTGTGCCCGCCGCCTGTTGCGGCGTGGCGGGGTTGAAGACGACCTTCGGGGCCATTTCCACCAAGGGCGTGTACCCTATTTCCCCCAACTACCTCGACACCGTGGGCCCCATCGCGCGGGATGTCAACGGCCTGGTCACGGGCATGGGATTGCTGGAGGAAGGGTTTGCCTCAAGATACGCGAAGGTCAAAGCTGCAAAACCAACAGCCGCTGTCGTCCGTATCGGACGGTTGAAGGTCCCCGGCACTGACCCGGCCATTGATCGCGCCATCGACGCCCGTCTGGCCGCCCGCGGCTTTCAGGTGGTGCCCATGGACAAAGACTTCCTCAACCAGTGGCTGAAGGCCCAGGAAAATGGAGGCCTCGTCGCCGCCGCAGCTTCATGGTATAACAACCAGAAGATCGAGAACGATGAGGGCATCGAGAACCGCGCCCGGAAGGCCTTCTTTGTGGGTGACATCATCTTCTCCCGCCGCTATAAGGACGAGGCCAAACGTCAGGCCGCCATCGCCGAGCGCGACCAGTTCGTGGCCCTCCTGAACCAGAAGTTCACCGAGGTGGATGCCATCGTGCTGCCTGTGATCCGCAAACCACCTCTGAAGCTAAACTGGTTTTTCACCGGCCTCTTCGAAGCCAAGTTCATGAAGATCCAGTGCACCATGGCCCCGAGTTATGCAGGCGTGCCCGCCCTGGCTGTGCCCGTGCCCATGGAAGGCTCCAGCTTCCCGGTGACGAGCATGCAGATTGTTGGGCCGGCACACAGTGAAGCAGCGCTGCTGAACATCGGGCGTCTCATGGAATAG
- a CDS encoding Dabb family protein, with translation MICQVSLFTLKPDVTADRLEEMMWTTRAILLKIREVLHLNVGKRIKISDPWHWFVSIEAESLDKLAILQDDPHYYKFLLEVVHRSVETQQVMVFEMEPRKDVKYS, from the coding sequence ATGATTTGCCAGGTCTCCCTCTTCACTCTGAAACCGGACGTCACGGCGGACCGGTTGGAGGAAATGATGTGGACCACCCGGGCCATCCTGCTCAAGATCCGGGAAGTGCTGCACCTGAATGTCGGCAAGCGCATCAAGATCTCCGACCCCTGGCACTGGTTCGTCAGCATTGAGGCCGAAAGCCTGGACAAGCTGGCCATCCTTCAGGACGACCCGCACTATTACAAGTTCCTCCTCGAAGTGGTGCACCGCTCGGTGGAGACCCAGCAGGTGATGGTGTTTGAGATGGAGCCCCGCAAAGACGTGAAGTATTCCTGA
- a CDS encoding SDR family NAD(P)-dependent oxidoreductase, protein MALITGGLGDLAQALHVELTGQGYAVHAPGRTEMDVTSSTSVEAFVSGLEALDLLVCNAGVCRDASMLKMEEMDFDHVLDTCLSGAFRAARAALNRMSGQRRGHIVFIGSFSGWRGPVGQANYAAAKAGLMGLTQSLAAEYGARNIRVNCVLPGFMETRMTAGLGEDLKRSFLAAHTLGRFNTTKEVSCFIAHLDRFLLHTSGQIFNLDSRLNRPA, encoded by the coding sequence GTGGCACTGATTACAGGGGGCTTGGGCGATCTCGCTCAAGCCCTTCATGTTGAACTGACCGGGCAGGGATACGCCGTGCATGCCCCGGGACGGACGGAGATGGATGTGACGTCCTCGACCTCGGTGGAAGCATTTGTCAGCGGGCTGGAGGCGCTGGATCTCCTCGTCTGCAATGCAGGGGTCTGTCGCGATGCGAGCATGCTGAAGATGGAGGAGATGGATTTTGATCATGTTCTCGACACCTGCCTCAGCGGTGCCTTCCGGGCAGCGCGCGCGGCATTGAACCGCATGAGCGGCCAGCGCCGGGGCCATATCGTCTTTATCGGCTCTTTCTCCGGATGGCGGGGGCCGGTCGGCCAGGCCAACTATGCGGCGGCCAAGGCGGGGTTGATGGGATTGACGCAGAGCCTTGCCGCCGAGTATGGCGCGAGGAACATTCGGGTGAATTGTGTGCTCCCCGGGTTCATGGAAACCCGGATGACAGCCGGTCTTGGGGAGGACTTGAAGAGGAGCTTCCTGGCGGCGCACACCTTGGGCAGGTTCAACACCACGAAGGAAGTGAGTTGTTTCATCGCCCACCTCGACCGGTTCCTGCTGCACACCTCCGGACAAATCTTTAATCTGGACAGCCGGCTCAACCGGCCGGCGTGA
- a CDS encoding NADH-quinone oxidoreductase subunit A → MLENYLPVLMQMLMAAGFAGVTLLASVLAGKSAKRNKMKDSAYECGMLPLGEAQPRFSVKFYIVAMLFVLFDIEVVFMYPWAVIFKDYVAVFGAAIFWWMLSFVGILLVAFLYAWRKKALDWSS, encoded by the coding sequence ATGCTTGAGAACTATCTCCCTGTGCTGATGCAAATGCTCATGGCCGCCGGCTTTGCCGGGGTGACGCTTCTGGCCAGCGTGCTTGCAGGGAAGTCAGCCAAGCGGAACAAGATGAAGGATTCCGCCTATGAGTGCGGCATGCTCCCTCTGGGCGAGGCTCAGCCCCGGTTCAGTGTGAAATTCTACATCGTGGCCATGCTCTTTGTGCTTTTCGACATTGAGGTGGTCTTCATGTACCCTTGGGCGGTCATTTTCAAAGACTACGTCGCCGTCTTCGGCGCGGCCATCTTCTGGTGGATGCTGTCATTCGTGGGCATCTTGCTGGTGGCGTTCCTGTACGCCTGGCGCAAGAAGGCTCTCGACTGGAGTTCCTAG
- a CDS encoding L,D-transpeptidase family protein, with amino-acid sequence MKKPLFALLVLAAGSGMLWSQSLPPPVAIPVVELPKAPEPIEPILRLQIFLDTHLFGPGKVDGRPGEFTTKALRRYQQSHGLAETEVENHTLDVSSVTQLYTTYTIREEDLRFVGDLPSSPAAQSRKKYLPYDSLLEFLTERFHCSPDLLEFINQPLKMSRLKPGDVVKVPNVEPFLIEQLEPIPSLPEVPEFLNRVIRIDTREKLLGVYEGDKLLASVPITTGSGYLATPPGTWKIVGITQLPTFRWDKGVLEYGVRTSNYYELPIGPNNPVGVMWIGLNRAGIGVHGTNQPQTIGRSASHGCMRTANWDVVRLVKLITKGMTVIIEGPAPIPRPAYEKPSLPPAPLPPAEPPKRRFKWFWQK; translated from the coding sequence ATGAAAAAGCCTCTCTTTGCCTTGCTCGTCCTGGCCGCCGGTTCCGGCATGCTCTGGTCTCAATCCCTGCCGCCCCCTGTGGCGATACCCGTGGTGGAGCTGCCCAAGGCCCCGGAACCGATCGAGCCCATTTTGCGTCTGCAGATCTTCCTGGACACCCACTTGTTTGGGCCCGGCAAAGTGGATGGCCGCCCCGGTGAGTTCACCACCAAGGCCCTTAGGCGCTATCAACAGTCTCACGGTCTGGCGGAGACAGAGGTGGAAAACCACACGCTGGATGTTTCCAGCGTCACCCAGCTCTACACCACCTATACGATCCGGGAAGAAGACCTCCGTTTTGTCGGTGACCTTCCCAGTTCCCCTGCCGCCCAGAGCCGCAAGAAGTATCTGCCATATGACTCGCTGCTGGAGTTTCTGACCGAGCGCTTTCATTGCTCGCCGGATCTGCTCGAATTCATCAACCAGCCTCTCAAGATGAGCAGGCTCAAGCCGGGAGACGTGGTGAAGGTCCCGAACGTGGAGCCGTTCCTCATCGAGCAACTGGAGCCCATCCCCAGCCTGCCAGAAGTGCCGGAATTTCTGAATCGGGTGATTCGCATCGACACTCGCGAAAAACTTCTGGGCGTGTATGAAGGAGACAAGCTGCTCGCCAGCGTGCCGATCACGACTGGCAGCGGATACCTTGCCACCCCTCCCGGCACCTGGAAGATCGTCGGCATCACGCAACTACCCACCTTCCGCTGGGACAAGGGGGTGCTGGAATACGGGGTGCGCACCAGCAACTACTACGAACTGCCCATCGGCCCCAACAATCCGGTGGGAGTGATGTGGATAGGCCTGAATCGTGCCGGCATCGGTGTGCACGGTACGAACCAGCCTCAAACCATCGGCCGCAGCGCCAGCCATGGCTGCATGCGCACCGCGAACTGGGATGTGGTGCGACTGGTGAAGCTGATCACGAAGGGCATGACCGTCATCATCGAAGGGCCGGCCCCCATCCCGCGGCCTGCCTACGAAAAGCCATCCCTTCCTCCCGCACCACTCCCGCCCGCCGAGCCTCCCAAACGCCGGTTCAAGTGGTTCTGGCAGAAGTAG
- a CDS encoding glucan biosynthesis protein: MKFLSDPTPGFTVFAVFIGLIPALSARDPEPPDIRNLLDLEAYASELAQKSHVTPTPDLDPFFSNLNYDDHRRIQFRKDRSHYANAGPMAVEFFHPGWMFKKPVHFYEIQAGQPAKVPFDPKEFDYFGLKVPEGVSYPDGYTGFKIAAVDRATGNRPEFLAFNGASYFRAVGAGLGWGLSARGIAINTVGGAPEEFPDFTHIWFFKPKEGDTTFRFLALLNGPSITGAYEFEVQYAATTTTSVTASLFLRKPVALLGVAPFSSMFWFGENTQPKPEDFRREVHDSDGLLFEQEGQPVVWRPLDNGKQMRHSVFGIDQLKGFGLQKRDRDFRNFEDLEARYHERTAVWVEPREGFGRGRLHLIELSTGEETWDNVVTFWEPETLPTATQPMRISYNLQWQDGHTHPLARVIATRWGAAPRALDLPNVCTFVVDFAKGSIGATKAGEWVPQCGVNVRGGAAKLVGSKVQSNPETNGWRVSLNVEIPPGTDLVELTCDLLDEGRPVSERWDYQWRR, translated from the coding sequence ATGAAATTTCTGTCAGACCCCACCCCGGGATTCACGGTTTTTGCCGTGTTCATCGGCCTAATTCCTGCCCTGTCAGCGCGTGATCCTGAGCCGCCAGACATCCGCAACCTCCTTGACCTTGAGGCGTATGCGTCAGAACTCGCGCAAAAATCGCACGTCACTCCCACCCCGGATCTGGATCCATTTTTCTCGAATCTCAACTACGACGACCACCGTCGCATCCAGTTCCGCAAGGACCGTTCGCACTATGCAAATGCAGGGCCGATGGCAGTCGAGTTCTTCCATCCCGGCTGGATGTTCAAGAAGCCGGTGCATTTCTATGAGATCCAAGCCGGTCAGCCGGCCAAGGTGCCCTTCGATCCCAAAGAGTTTGACTACTTCGGCCTCAAGGTGCCGGAAGGTGTGTCCTATCCCGACGGCTACACCGGCTTCAAGATTGCGGCGGTGGACCGCGCGACGGGCAATAGACCGGAGTTCCTCGCTTTCAACGGCGCGAGCTACTTCCGCGCCGTGGGCGCAGGGCTGGGGTGGGGGCTCTCTGCCCGCGGCATCGCCATCAACACCGTGGGTGGTGCCCCCGAGGAGTTCCCAGATTTCACCCATATCTGGTTCTTCAAGCCCAAAGAGGGAGACACAACCTTCCGGTTTCTCGCCCTGCTCAACGGCCCCAGCATCACCGGGGCCTATGAATTTGAGGTGCAATACGCCGCCACGACGACCACCTCAGTGACGGCCTCGCTCTTTCTCCGCAAACCGGTGGCGCTGCTCGGTGTGGCCCCGTTTTCCAGCATGTTCTGGTTCGGGGAAAACACCCAGCCGAAACCGGAGGACTTCCGGCGGGAGGTGCACGACTCCGACGGACTCCTCTTTGAGCAGGAGGGGCAGCCCGTGGTGTGGCGACCGCTGGACAATGGCAAGCAGATGCGTCACAGCGTATTTGGCATCGATCAGCTCAAGGGCTTTGGCCTCCAGAAGCGGGACCGCGATTTCCGCAACTTCGAGGACCTGGAAGCCCGCTATCATGAGCGCACCGCCGTGTGGGTGGAGCCGCGTGAGGGATTTGGACGCGGCCGTCTGCACCTCATCGAGCTGAGCACCGGTGAGGAGACATGGGACAACGTTGTCACGTTTTGGGAGCCGGAGACTCTGCCCACCGCCACACAGCCGATGCGTATTTCCTACAACCTGCAATGGCAGGATGGGCACACCCATCCGCTGGCCCGGGTGATCGCCACCCGTTGGGGGGCGGCACCGCGCGCTCTTGATCTTCCGAATGTCTGCACGTTTGTGGTGGATTTTGCCAAGGGCTCCATCGGCGCGACGAAGGCCGGCGAGTGGGTTCCCCAATGTGGAGTGAACGTACGCGGCGGCGCTGCAAAACTGGTGGGCAGCAAGGTGCAGTCAAACCCTGAAACCAACGGCTGGCGCGTGAGCCTGAACGTGGAGATCCCGCCAGGCACCGATCTGGTGGAATTGACCTGTGACCTTCTGGATGAGGGCCGCCCCGTGTCGGAGAGGTGGGACTATCAGTGGCGGCGGTAG
- a CDS encoding tetratricopeptide repeat protein encodes MKTNALLAALLVATTVWLGQSIARAADEPLHVLYQDGRAAFYAGQFDIAREKLAKVLAVNPNHTQSRAMMAQIEEKLGKDNVMLRKSYEKIIIDKIEFADVELSEAILAVRMKVKAVTQDKVIPNIILKTPEIGKKTVSLNLSNMPLSEVLNYLAQVAGVRISYDTAAVLFTSPAG; translated from the coding sequence ATGAAAACGAACGCCCTGCTCGCTGCCCTTCTGGTGGCCACCACTGTCTGGCTTGGCCAGTCTATCGCCCGCGCGGCGGATGAACCCCTCCACGTGCTCTACCAGGATGGCCGCGCCGCCTTCTATGCTGGGCAGTTTGATATTGCACGGGAAAAACTGGCCAAAGTGCTGGCAGTGAACCCCAATCACACGCAGTCCCGCGCCATGATGGCCCAGATCGAGGAGAAACTGGGCAAGGACAACGTGATGCTCCGCAAAAGCTACGAAAAGATCATCATCGACAAAATTGAATTTGCCGATGTGGAGTTGAGCGAGGCCATTCTCGCGGTGCGCATGAAGGTCAAAGCCGTCACTCAGGACAAGGTGATCCCCAACATCATCCTGAAGACTCCTGAGATTGGCAAGAAGACGGTGAGCCTGAATCTGAGCAACATGCCGTTGAGCGAGGTGCTCAACTACCTCGCTCAGGTGGCGGGCGTGCGCATCAGCTACGACACCGCTGCCGTCCTCTTCACCAGTCCGGCGGGCTAG